CCTCTCCAGCCTGGACCAGTGCGAACAGCGCGACACCGGCAAGGGCGTGTTCTGGTTCGCCGTGGTGGAAAAGGTGGGCGGGGCCACGGCCGACGCCCTGCCGGGCATCATCGACGCCGCCATCCGCGAACTGCCCTGGCCCAAATCCATGCGCTGGGGCCGCAACAGCTTCCGCTGGGTGCGGCCGCTGCATTCCATCCTGGCGCTGTTCGACGGCGCCGTGGTGCCGGGCGCCCTGGTGCTGCGGGACGGCGAGACGGACGCGGACAAGGTCACGCTGGCCTATGGCGACACCACGCGCGGCCACCGCTTCCTGGCGCCCGGTGTGCTGACCATCCGCGACTTCGCCGATTACCAGGAAAAGCTGGCCGGCGCCTTCGTGGTGCTGGACCGCGACGCCCGCAAGGCCCGCATCCTGGAACAGGCGAACGCCCTGGCGGCGGCCGACGGCCTCACCCTGCGGGACGATCCCGGCCTGCTGGACGAGGTGGCGGGCCTGGTGGAATGGCCGGTGGGCCTGATCGGCACCATCGACCAGGCGTTCATGGACGTGCCGGCGGAGGTGCTGACCACCTCCATGCGCACGCACCAGCGTTACTTCGCGCTGGAGACCGCCGAGGGCAAGCTGGCCCCGCGCTTCATCCTGATGGCCAACCGCACCACCGAAGACGGCGGCAAAGCCGTCGTGGCGGGTAACGAGCGCGTGCTGCGCGCCCGCCTGTCCGACGCCAAGTTCTTCTGGGACCTGGACCGCAAGGTGAAGCTTGAGGACCAGGCCGCCAAGCTGGCGGACATCACCTTCCATGCCAAGCTGGGCACCACGGCGGCCAAGGTCCACCGGGTGGAAGGGCTGGCCGCCGTGATCGCCCGCGCCATCCATGCCGATGTGGACGCCACCCGCCGGGCGGCACGCCTGGCCAAGGCGGATTTGGTCACCGGCCTGGTGGGTGAATTCCCTGAGGTGCAGGGCATCGTCGGCCGCTACATCGCCTATGAGCAGGGCGAAAACGCCGCCGTGGCCGAGGCCATCGCCGACCATTACAAGCCCCTGGGGCCTGGCGACAGCTGCCCCACCGCGCCGGTGTCGGTGGCCGTGGCCCTGGCCGACAAGATCGACACGCTGGTGGCCTTCTTCGGCATCGATGAGAAGCCCACCGGCTCACGCGACCCCTACGCTTTGCGCCGTGCGGCCTTAGGCGTCGTCCGCCTGATCGTGGAAAACGGCCTGCGTCTGGATCTGGGTGACCTGTTCCTGGTGGCGCGCGGCCAGCTGGGCCTGGACAACGCCGCCCTGGACGGCGAACTGCTGGCCTTCTTCGCCGACCGCCTGGTGGTGGCCCTGCGTGAGAAGGGTGTGCGCCACGACCTGATCGCCGCGGCGCTGGCCGGCCGGGCCGAGGGGGATCTGGTCCGCCTGCTGGCCCGCGTGGACGCGCTGGCCGGCTTCGTCGGCACCGACGACGGCGCCAACCTGCTGGCGGCCTTCCGCCGTGCCGCCAACATCCTGCGCATTGAGGAAAAGAAGGATGGCCACGCCCATGACGGGCTGCCGGACGCCGCCTTGCTGCAACTGGATGAGGAAAAGGCCCTGGCCGCGGCGTTGGCCCAGGCGCAGGGTGCCTCCGAACCCGCCCTGGCGCGCGAGGATTACGCCGGCACCATGGCGGCGCTGGCCAGCCTGCGGGGGCCGGTGGACGCCTTCTTCGACAAGGTGACGGTGAACGCCGACGATCCGGGTTTGCGTGCCAATCGCCTGCGCCTGCTGGCGGGCATCCGTCGCACGTTGAACCACGTGGCGGATTTCTCGGTGATAGAGGGTTGATCAGGGGGCCGGGCGACCGGCCCCCTTTTTCATAACCGTTCGGTCACAGTCTTGGCCCTTCCGTCCGGGGCTGTTGTCTGCAACGTTTTCAGTTCAGTACGCGTACCCAAATGGGGTCGGCACCTAAGCCGGCACCCGAAAAAACATCAGTGCAGAGAAACTTCGGGGAAACCAACGCGGGTGCATACGGCCAACGACGCCGATGTCCCCGCGGAACGTATCAGGTGAGGAACCATGAGCAGCGTGAGCAAGTGGGTGTACAGCTTCGGTGACGGCAAGGCCGAAGGCCGGGCCGAGATGAAAAACCTTCTGGGCGGCAAGGGTGCCAACCTGGCGGAGATGAGCAATCTGGGATTGCCCGTGCCGCCCGGCTTCACCATCACCACTGAGCTTTGCACCTGGTTCTACGACAACGGCCGCCAATATCCGGCCGAGTTGAAGGATGAGGTGGCCGCCGGGTTGAAGGCGGTGGAGGGCATCATCGGCGCCGTGTTCGGCGACCCGGCCAACCCGCTGCTGGTCTCCGTCCGGTCCGGCGCCCGCGCCTCCATGCCCGGCATGATGGACACGGTGCTGAATTTGGGCCTGAACGACGTCACCGTGCGCGGCCTGGCCCAGCGCTCGGGCGATGAACGCTTCGCCTATGACAGCTACCGCCGTTTCATCCAGATGTACGGCAACGTTGTGCTGGACGTGGAACACCACCATTTCGAAGAGATCCTGGACAGCCACAAGCGCGACCGGGGCCTGAGCTACGACACCGACCTGGAAGCCGGCGACTGGAAGGAAGTCATCGAAGGCTATAAGGAGGTGGTGCAGCACGCGCTGGGCCGCCCCTTCCCGCAGGATGTGCAGGAACAGCTGTGGGGCGCCATCGGCGCCGTGTTCGGCAGCTGGATGAACCAGCGCGCCATCACCTATCGCAAGCTGCACGACATCCCGGCCAGCTGGGGCACGGCGGTGAACGTCCAGGCCATGGTGTTCGGCAACATGGGCGGCGACTGCGCCACCGGTGTGGCCTTCACCCGCAACCCGTCCACGGGTGAGAACGCCTTCTATGGCGAGTACCTGATCAACGCCCAGGGCGAGGACGTGGTGGCGGGCATCCGCACGCCGCAGCAGCTGACCATCGCCGGCCGCAAGGCCAACGCGTCCGACCTGCCCTCGATGGAAGAGAGCATGCCGGAGGTGTTCCAGCAGCTGGACGCCGTGCGCCTGAAGCTGGAGCGGCACTACCGCGACATGCAGGATATCGAGTTCACGGTGCAGCAGCAGAAGCTGTACATGCTGCAGACCCGCAACGGCAAACGCACCACCGCCGCCGCACTCAAGGTGGCCGTGGACATGGCGCAGGAAGGCCTGATCGACGAGGCCGAGGCCGTGCGCCGGATCGAGCCCAAGTCCCTGGACCAGCTGCTGCACCCGACGCTGGACCCCAAGGCGGAACGCAAGATCATCGCCAAGGGCCTGCCGGCCAGCCCGGGTGCCGCCTGCGGCAAGGTGGTGTTCTCGGCGGACGAGGCCGAGCGCCTGTCGGAAATGGGTGAGGCGGTCATCCTCTGCCGCGTGGAAACGTCGCCGGAGGATATCCACGGCATGCACGCCGCCGCCGGCATCCTGACCACCCGGGGCGGCATGACCAGCCACGCTGCCGTGGTGGCGCGCGGCATGGGCCGATCCTGCGTGTCGGGTGCGGGTGAACTGCGCATCGACTACAAGACCGGCATCATGACGGTGCGCGGCCAGAAGATCGCCGCCGGTGACATCATCACCATCGATGGGTCGACCGGCGAGGTCATGCTGGGCCATGTGCCCACCATCCAGCCGGAACTGTCGGGCGATTTCGCCATCCTGATGGGCTGGGCCGACCGCTTCCGCCGCATGAAGGTGCGCACCAACGCGGAAACCCCGCTGGACGCCCGCACCGCCGTCAAGTTCGGGGCCGAGGGCATCGGCCTGTGCCGGACGGAACACATGTTCTTCGACACCGAACGCATCATCGCCGTGCGTGAGATGATCGTGGCGGAGAACGAGGCCGGCCGCCGTGCCGCCCTGGCCAAGATCGCCCCGATGCAGCGCCAGGACTTCGTGGAGCTGTTCCGCATCATGGCGGGCCTGCCGGTCACCATCCGCCTGCTGGACCCGCCGCTGCATGAGTTCCTGCCCAACAGCGAGGCGGAGATGGATGAGGTGGCGAAGGCCGCCGGCACCGACATCCAGCGGGTGCGCCACCGCGCCCTGCAACTGCATGAGGCCAACCCCATGCTGGGTCATCGCGGCTGCCGCCTGGGCATCTCCTACCCCGAAATCTATGAGATGCAGGCCCGTTCCATCTTCGAGGCGGCGGTCGAGGTGGGCCGGGAAGGCCAGACCGTGATCCCGGAGATCATGATCCCCCTGGTCGGCACCAAGAAGGAACTGGACATCCTGAAGGGCGTCATCGACCGCGTGGCCGGTGAGGTGAAACAGGCCACCGGCGTGCAGATCGACTATCTGGTCGGCACCATGATCGAACTGCCGCGCGCCGCCTT
The DNA window shown above is from Azospirillaceae bacterium and carries:
- the glyS gene encoding glycine--tRNA ligase subunit beta, which encodes MAELLIEIFSEEIPARMQVRAADDFKRLVTTKLADAGLVFESAIAHSTPRRLTLAVTGLPVRQADVRDERKGPRVGSPDAAVQGFLRGAGLSSLDQCEQRDTGKGVFWFAVVEKVGGATADALPGIIDAAIRELPWPKSMRWGRNSFRWVRPLHSILALFDGAVVPGALVLRDGETDADKVTLAYGDTTRGHRFLAPGVLTIRDFADYQEKLAGAFVVLDRDARKARILEQANALAAADGLTLRDDPGLLDEVAGLVEWPVGLIGTIDQAFMDVPAEVLTTSMRTHQRYFALETAEGKLAPRFILMANRTTEDGGKAVVAGNERVLRARLSDAKFFWDLDRKVKLEDQAAKLADITFHAKLGTTAAKVHRVEGLAAVIARAIHADVDATRRAARLAKADLVTGLVGEFPEVQGIVGRYIAYEQGENAAVAEAIADHYKPLGPGDSCPTAPVSVAVALADKIDTLVAFFGIDEKPTGSRDPYALRRAALGVVRLIVENGLRLDLGDLFLVARGQLGLDNAALDGELLAFFADRLVVALREKGVRHDLIAAALAGRAEGDLVRLLARVDALAGFVGTDDGANLLAAFRRAANILRIEEKKDGHAHDGLPDAALLQLDEEKALAAALAQAQGASEPALAREDYAGTMAALASLRGPVDAFFDKVTVNADDPGLRANRLRLLAGIRRTLNHVADFSVIEG
- the ppdK gene encoding pyruvate, phosphate dikinase, yielding MSSVSKWVYSFGDGKAEGRAEMKNLLGGKGANLAEMSNLGLPVPPGFTITTELCTWFYDNGRQYPAELKDEVAAGLKAVEGIIGAVFGDPANPLLVSVRSGARASMPGMMDTVLNLGLNDVTVRGLAQRSGDERFAYDSYRRFIQMYGNVVLDVEHHHFEEILDSHKRDRGLSYDTDLEAGDWKEVIEGYKEVVQHALGRPFPQDVQEQLWGAIGAVFGSWMNQRAITYRKLHDIPASWGTAVNVQAMVFGNMGGDCATGVAFTRNPSTGENAFYGEYLINAQGEDVVAGIRTPQQLTIAGRKANASDLPSMEESMPEVFQQLDAVRLKLERHYRDMQDIEFTVQQQKLYMLQTRNGKRTTAAALKVAVDMAQEGLIDEAEAVRRIEPKSLDQLLHPTLDPKAERKIIAKGLPASPGAACGKVVFSADEAERLSEMGEAVILCRVETSPEDIHGMHAAAGILTTRGGMTSHAAVVARGMGRSCVSGAGELRIDYKTGIMTVRGQKIAAGDIITIDGSTGEVMLGHVPTIQPELSGDFAILMGWADRFRRMKVRTNAETPLDARTAVKFGAEGIGLCRTEHMFFDTERIIAVREMIVAENEAGRRAALAKIAPMQRQDFVELFRIMAGLPVTIRLLDPPLHEFLPNSEAEMDEVAKAAGTDIQRVRHRALQLHEANPMLGHRGCRLGISYPEIYEMQARSIFEAAVEVGREGQTVIPEIMIPLVGTKKELDILKGVIDRVAGEVKQATGVQIDYLVGTMIELPRAALQAAEIAKSAEFFSFGTNDLTQTTFGISRDDAASFLPDYQRAGIFEHDPFVTLDTEGVGELVSIAAERGRKTRPDIKLGICGEHGGDPASVYFCEKVGLSYVSCSPYRVPIARLAAAQAALMGEKPASEA